ATGCAGGAGGCCAGACGCCAGGTAGGACTGCGGTTTCCGGCCGATTCCCGGACCGATATATGATATTTGTCATACTCCCGAAATGACGTTTATGACTACGACGTGCGTGACATTCTATCTATAATTAGATTAGACAAGTGCGTGATGCATGTATAACGTCCTTGCGCCATTTCGAGGAGGAAGACAACTATGGCTAAATCCGATAACAAACTATCCAGCTTGAAAAAGAACGTTGCCCCTTATGAAGAAATTGACACAAAGGCGAGTATAGGTCAGCTTTTCAATACACTGGTTCCCTTGATATTGCTGTGGTATGCAGCCTATTTAAGTTTATCCGTATCATACTGGCTGACCATGCCCATAGCGATTATTGCATCGGGATTTGTTGTTCGGACGTTTATCATATTCCATGACTGTTGTCACGGATCTTTCTTTAAAAGCCGCCGGGCGAACAAAATTCTCGGTACGATTACAGGCGTTATTACATTGTGCCCTTACGAGCAATGGAAGAACACGCACGCGATTCATCACGCGACGAGCAGCAATCTCGATAAGCGGGGAATCGGCGATATGTGGGTATTGACCGTTGAAGAGTATGGAGCGGCTTCTTTTTGGCAGCGTTTATACTACCGGGTATACCGTAATCCGATCGTGATGTTCGGACTGGGTCCCATCGCCATATTTCTGGTATCCTACCGTTTTAACCGTAAAGGTGCGAGACGCAAGGAGAAAATCAGTAACTATATAACGAATATTTCGATTGTTGCACTGTATGCACTGCTGTGCTGGGCGATCGGATGGCAGGCCTTCCTGCTCGTTCAAGCTCCTATCTTCATGGTGTCGGGAATGCTTGGCATTTGGCTGTTCTATGTACAGCATCAATTCGAAGAAACGTACTACGAGCATGATGAAGAGTGGAGTTATATCAATGCAGCCGTAGAAGGCAGCTCTTATTACAAACTTCCGAAGGTTCTGCAATGGATCACGGGTAACATCGGCTTCCATCACGTTCACCATCTGAGCCCGAAGGTTCCTAATTACAACCTGGAGAAGGCGCATGAAGCTGCTCCTCCGCTGCAAAAGGCAACAACGATTACACTCAAAACCAGTTTGAAATCTATTCGTTTCCGTCTGTGGGATGAAGAGAAAAAGGTGTTTGTCACGTTTAAGGAAGCAAAGAAGTCGCTTCGAAAACCGAAGGAATCGGTATTGGCAAAAGCCGAGAAGAGCTTGGCGAGCAGCAGACCCAGAGTTCAGGGCGAGTAATTCCTTGCGGTTATGAGGTTATAATAGGAATAAATAAGAATAACGGGTGCGTTATACAGAAATGAGGACAAAGCTAGAACCGACAGAAGGTGGGACTCCATGCA
This Paenibacillus sp. JZ16 DNA region includes the following protein-coding sequences:
- a CDS encoding fatty acid desaturase yields the protein MAKSDNKLSSLKKNVAPYEEIDTKASIGQLFNTLVPLILLWYAAYLSLSVSYWLTMPIAIIASGFVVRTFIIFHDCCHGSFFKSRRANKILGTITGVITLCPYEQWKNTHAIHHATSSNLDKRGIGDMWVLTVEEYGAASFWQRLYYRVYRNPIVMFGLGPIAIFLVSYRFNRKGARRKEKISNYITNISIVALYALLCWAIGWQAFLLVQAPIFMVSGMLGIWLFYVQHQFEETYYEHDEEWSYINAAVEGSSYYKLPKVLQWITGNIGFHHVHHLSPKVPNYNLEKAHEAAPPLQKATTITLKTSLKSIRFRLWDEEKKVFVTFKEAKKSLRKPKESVLAKAEKSLASSRPRVQGE